Proteins co-encoded in one Papaver somniferum cultivar HN1 chromosome 5, ASM357369v1, whole genome shotgun sequence genomic window:
- the LOC113278177 gene encoding myosin-7B-like isoform X1 — MLAEARVDMRKAKATEQEVQLLRTTLALARDEASAFHRDKKELEEVCKKKAELERQLEEERAARRGLGQELNELVSTHEEELVDSQTENNEKLNNLHVEYKVLMTKACKAAALRERQRATAATAANIVVPPPIVESELVQIVTDVEDEGDDDQRAPDGEQT, encoded by the exons ATGTTAGCCGAGGCTCGCGTGGATATGAGGAAGGCCAAGGCTACTGAGCAAGAGGTTCAACTACTTCGTACCACATTGGCATTGGCGAGGGATGAAGCATCAGCCTTTCACCGGGATAAGAAGGAGTTAGAAG AGGTTTGTAAGAAAAAGGCAGAGTTGGAGCGTCAATTGGAGGAAGAGAGAGCGGCTAGGCGGGGCCTTGGTCAGGAGCTTAATGAGTTGGTGAGCACTCATGAGGAAGAATTAGTTGATTCCCAAACGGAGAATAATGAGAAGTTGAATAACCTTCATGTTGAGTATAAGGTTCTGATGACAAAAGCTTGTAAGGCTGCTGCCCTTCGAGAGCGTCAACGAGCCACCGCTGCTACTGCTGCGAACATCGTGGTCCCTCCCCCGATTGTCGAGTCCGAGCTTGTGCAGATTGTCACTGACGTCGAGGATGAAGGGGACGACGATCAACGGGCTCCTGATGGTGAACAGACTTAA
- the LOC113278177 gene encoding uncharacterized protein LOC113278177 isoform X2: MRKAKATEQEVQLLRTTLALARDEASAFHRDKKELEEVCKKKAELERQLEEERAARRGLGQELNELVSTHEEELVDSQTENNEKLNNLHVEYKVLMTKACKAAALRERQRATAATAANIVVPPPIVESELVQIVTDVEDEGDDDQRAPDGEQT, translated from the exons ATGAGGAAGGCCAAGGCTACTGAGCAAGAGGTTCAACTACTTCGTACCACATTGGCATTGGCGAGGGATGAAGCATCAGCCTTTCACCGGGATAAGAAGGAGTTAGAAG AGGTTTGTAAGAAAAAGGCAGAGTTGGAGCGTCAATTGGAGGAAGAGAGAGCGGCTAGGCGGGGCCTTGGTCAGGAGCTTAATGAGTTGGTGAGCACTCATGAGGAAGAATTAGTTGATTCCCAAACGGAGAATAATGAGAAGTTGAATAACCTTCATGTTGAGTATAAGGTTCTGATGACAAAAGCTTGTAAGGCTGCTGCCCTTCGAGAGCGTCAACGAGCCACCGCTGCTACTGCTGCGAACATCGTGGTCCCTCCCCCGATTGTCGAGTCCGAGCTTGTGCAGATTGTCACTGACGTCGAGGATGAAGGGGACGACGATCAACGGGCTCCTGATGGTGAACAGACTTAA